The window TCCCTGTCATCAGCAATCATCCTTTGCTTACAGAATTTAAAACGAAGTATGCAGATTACGATGAGGTTTACACCAAACAGATCTACAGCGGGAAAGGAGTAAATGTTGCAGAGGCCGACAAAGAAAGGGACAATGTTTTCAGAAACTTAAAAAACTACCTGAACAGTTACCGAAAAATGACTTTATTGTCCAATTACCAGTTCGCTATAGATGTATTTGAGATCTTTAAAGCATATGATCTTAATCTTGACAAGCTGAGTTATTCGTCACAAACCGCACAGATGAAAAAACTGATTGAAGAGCTTGAAACTTCAGAAAATATTCAAAAGCTCAATGCTCTTTTATTACTTCCGTCTTTCAATGAAATGAAGTCTAAGCATGAAGCTTTTGAACTGATATTCGCAGAACAGGCAGGAGCAAATGCCGATCTCAGACAAATGAAAAGTGCATCGGCAATTCGCAGAGATCTGGAGAAAACTTTAAAATCTTTCCTCAGTCTTATCACCGCTATGAAAGATATCCCAGACTGGAAATTATTGTACGCAGATAGTAATGAACTGGTAAAAGCTGCGAAAAATTCTAGTATAAAACCAGAAAACAATACTCAACTACCTTAAAAATTCCACTCCTTTGGAGGGGTGGCGAAAAATCTTCGATTTTTTGACGGGGTGGTTACACAAAGCTGCGAAAAGATAGACCTAAGTCAGTTTGAGTTTTTTTCGTAGCAAAGCGGAGAAAAATGTATCGAGAATTTGTTAACAGAAACACAAATTCTGTCCTCCAATCATAAACTTCTCGATACGCTTTTTTGGAAAAGCTACTCGAAGTGACGGTTAATCTAAGGTAGATTAAAATTACACCACCAATTCGAATGTTTTTCGCAACAAAGCGGAGAAAAATGTATCGAGAACTCGTTAACAGAGATACAAATTTTATCCTCCAATCACAAACTTCTCGATACGAATTTTTTGCAAAATCCTACTCGAAGTGACGACTTTCTAAACAAGTATAATCCATAAAAAACGAGAACCTTTTATAGGTTCTCGTTTTAGGTTTAAAAAAAGATTCTCGATACAAATTCTTAGCAGAATTTTACTCAAACCGAAGTGGTTGACTATCAACCATCCAGGTAAATATCCTGATGTGACTTTCTTGATTTCAACAATATAAAAGCTAAGCCTAAACCTAGTCCGGCAACCAAAGCAATTTTTGTTTTCTTTCCGGGAACGGGTAAGATCGTTTCACCATAAATTCGATGAGGTTCTGAAGAAGGCTCAAGAACATTTCCTGAATCGGGTGGTGCGTTTTTTAGTTTCATCATCAATCGCATTCCTGCAGAAGCGGTATTGATAATTACTTTTGGAAACATTTCGTATAAATTGACCAATGCTCTCGATTTAAAATCCGGAAATAAATCTTTTTGCGGCTCTTTCGCCAACTGTACAATTTTATCTGCGGTATCTCTCGGGTCTGAAGCAAATGGCGGAATTTTAAAATCTAATCCTGAATATTTTGCCGAATGCATATTTCCCGTTGACCTCTGAATTTGCGGATACAGATTGGCAATATGAATGTCGGGATAATCTGAAATTTCGCCATGAAGACATTCCATCATTCCACGGATTCCGAATTTTGTTGCCGAATAAACGGCACTGTAAGGAGCGGGCATAAATCCACCAATTGAAACATTATTGATGAGAATTCCTTCATTTTGTTCTTTAAAAAGTGGTAAAACCGAATACGCTCCGTGCATATATCCGAAAAGATTGGTTTTAACGACCTGCTCGTGAAGCTCCATCGGAATTTCTTCAAATTTTCCGCTTGCCATTACTCCGGCATTGTTTACCCAGATATCAATTCTGCCAAATTCTTTTAGGGTAGCTTTTAAAAGATTGTCTACCTCTTCAGCTTTCGAGACATCGGTAGAAACTGCAATAGCATTTACGCCTAAGTCTTTACAAATCTTTAAAGTTTCATCTAAAGCTTCCTGACCTCTTGCTGCGATAACGATGTTGCAACCTTCAAAGGCAAAGGCTTCAACAGCAGCTCTTCCGACTCCGCTGGTTCCTCCGGTAACAACGACCGTCTTTCCGCGAAGGCTTCTTTTTTCTAAATTGTTTGGTGATTTCATATGGTGATGTTTATAGATTTGAGATAAAGTGTTATCTGTTACCTATCTATTTTTACACCAAATAAACATTTCTGAGCTATTAATTTTAAATCTAACCCTTATTAAAACAAAAAACACAGACTTAATTGCCTATGTTTTGTTTGAAATAATATTTAAAATCGAATTTTTTATCTGTATAAATCGAGCTCGAGAAAATTGTTTGTTTTTTTAAGTGCATCTTTTCTTTCTTTTTCCATCAATTTTAACATGTCATCTTGTGAATATGTTTTACCATCGAAAGTAATTGATGATGAAACGGATACAGGAGCGGAAATACTTGAGGAACCTGAAGTTTGTCGCATTTCTTTCACAGGATCTTTCTTATAATCACCCCATAATTTTCTGAATTTTTCTTCATCTATGATAATTTCTTTGTTTTTTTTGCTCAGCATTTCATCAGAATCAACAGCCACCTTTTTTGTTGCGATAAGCGTAAATTGATGGTCACCTTTAGAGTCTTCAGCTTTTACAATCAAGCCGGGAAGACCATAAAATTCGTGTGGCCCATCCGGGATCGGAATTTCTGTTGCAAACCAAACTTTCCATTTCCTTCCGTGCAAAAAAGTTGTTGCCATCTGAACATCATAACCCAGAACTTTTGATTTTTCTTTACTTATTTCCCAATTTAGTTTTTTATCATAAACCATTAAAAGACGGTTTGAACTAATGCTTCTTTTTAACGTTCTTTTATAATCAGGATAGGTTTTTATCACCTCTGTACTTACTTTAGATTGTTTTAAATTTGTAAAATCAAAATGGGTCTTCTGTGTTGCCTGTGCATCTTTAAATGCTGCAGTCATGGTAGAATCATAAACAGCTTTTACCTGACTGTAAAATTTAGAACCTTTGGAAGAAGTCTGTAATATCATATTTTCGGTATCAGATTTATCGCGGTTCAGAGAATCCATTTTGAAAGTGTATTCATAAATAAACTGATTAGATTGTGCAAAGCAAAGACCTGTAATAAATAATAACAGAATAGATAATTTTGTTTTCATGTTTTGTGAATTAGAGATTATTGAAAGGTGATACTTTCTTCTTTCGTATTATAAACGATTATATTTTTGTTACTTCCACCAGTTTTTGATACTGTTTTAGCATACAAAATTTTAAAATCTTTTGGATTGTAAATAGTAACTTTATTGTTTTTTTCGTCTATCGTTACCCTTTCAGCATTTCCCAAAGAAATGTTTTTTGTTTTTAAAACTACATTTCCCTGTAGAATAATTGTTTTCTCCTTAGAGTTTCGTTTTACTTCATCACTTTTATAGTCAATCTTATCTTCAGATTGTTTTTCCTGTGCAAAAGTATTTTGAGAAAGTAGAAGTAGCATAAAAACGCCAGAGATTGTAAAAAGTCTTTTCATATATTCAATTTTATTAAAAACGAAAATACAGATAAATCTCAACCTGGTGTAAAGTTTAATATTTTTTATGATTTCTAAGAAATTTTTAACTAAAACATTTACAGTAAAAGGCTTCACTTGAAAACTGGCAAGAAATATACAAGACCGGGATTAAGAATAAAAGCAGAAAAGGGACATTAATTAAAGCAATAGAGTACTGTTTTTTAGAAATTCTAATAATAGAGTCTGTGATAAAGGCCACCATGAGAATAATTAAAACAAAAGCCAGCATAAATGCAATACCTAAACCGACATCAGTACGGTGCTCCCGCTGTCGATTGGCTTCTATAGCCATTTCCGAATAAAAATATAATAACAGCAGGGGAATGGCAACAGCTAGAATTCTGATAACAATGTGTTTGGTAATTTTCATAGTTATTATTTGTTGGTCACTTTCATATTCTTTTTTAAACTTTTAGAGGAAATGTTATTTTCAAAACTGAACGGAACTGATATTAATGTCTTTCCTTTTTCAGGTATTAAAACATTAAAATGCAAATGTTCACCTGAAGCAAAACCTGTCTCACCGCTTAAACCAATAGGTTGATTTCTTTTTACGGCATCACCAACTTTCACAAAACTTCCGTTCTTTTTTAAATGTACATATTGTGTAAATAATCCGCTCTGAGGATGATAAATGGTAATATAGTTTGCAAAATTTCTCCATTTTCTATCGTTTCCACCGTATTCGTAATCTTTAATCACTCCCACAACAAAACCATCATCTGCACTTGTAATCGTATCACCAACTTTCATATTAAAATCTACAGCATATTTATTATAATTATCATCATGACTAAAACTGCCTTTATTAGATTGCATAATATTGTATGTTTTACCTTTTGGAAATGGGAGCGCAATATTATTATGTTTAATCGTTTTGCTATCGTCACCAAATGCCTGATTGATTTTAAAATTAAACTGTGAGCTTTCCAAATTTTTTGCCGATAATTTAATTTCAACTTCTGAATTCTCTTTAATAACTAATTTGATGGTATCATCAATTACTTTTTTATCTTTTAAATAACTCGAAAAAATATTTACTCTCAATGGAGAAAATAAAGGATTTTCAATGTTTATAGTAATGGTATCATTCTTATATTCAATATTTCTATTGTAAGAAAACTGATAATATTCTTCTTTTGGAAGTTCTTGCGCTTTATAAAAAGAAAAGCAAAAAAATGAAAAAATGAAGAATACTTTAAAGAGTTTCATACGTTTTAATTTGAATTTAAAAATACAATAATTAATGAGTACGAGATGGTTTTACAAGTTCACTTTCAAAGACAATATCTTTAATTACTTTTTCAATATAATAAAACAAATCACTATTATCATTCATTTGGTTTTCAAGAATGATAATATTTAAATCTGATTTTGGAACATAAATATTCAATGAAGAAAAACCATCGCCTAAACCTGTGTGACCAAGATATTTTATGCCATTAGATTCAGCAGTTCTGATATTGTAACCATAACCCATTTTTTCTTTTCCGAAAACAGCGTGTTGAGATTTTGTAGATTCTGAAGTCATTAATTGATAAGATTTCGGGCTTAAAACTTTGCCTTTATGCAGATTGTTATTCCAAATTACTAAATCATTTACCGTAGAAATAACTCCGTCAGCGGGTAAATTTTCTTCATTAATCATCGAATTTTCTACTTTCGTGAATGTATTTTCTTTATTGATATAGCCAAAAACAAGATTTCGCCCTTCATTTTTAGAATAGCAGAAAGTATCATTCATTTTAAGTTGCTTAAATAATTTTGAAGCCAACTGACGGTAAGTTTTACCAGATACATTTTCAATTATTTTTCCTAAAAGAATATTCGAAAGATTGCCATATTTAAAATCAGTTCCCGGTTTGAAAATCAATGGCTTCTCAACATCTACAATTCCGTGGGTGTGATTCAATAGCTGATGAACCGTTACAGAATCTGCCCAGGTCTGTTTTAAATTGGGTAAATATTTTTTAATAGGAGCGTGAAGGTCAATTTTTCCTTTTTCGACTTCTTTCAAAACTAAAACAGAGGTAATTTGTTTAGTATTAGACATGATTTCAAACTGGTCACTCTTTTTCAGAGGAGTTTTATTTTCAATATCGGAGAATCCAAACGCTTTAGAATATACTGTTTTTCCTTTTTTAGCAATTAAAATAATACCATTAAATGTTGTCGGAGTTTTATCTGAATGACACTGTCTATTTTATTTTGCCAGTTTTTATCGGTTTGAGAAAAAACATTTACACTTAAAGAAAAAATAAGAAAAGCCGAAATTATCTTTTTTGAAGTCATTATTCTGTGAATTTTTTAGAATTTTCAAATATAAACTTTTACATAAGTTCATGGAAAAAAACTATTGTACTTAATACATTTTTCATCTTTTAAAATCTAGTAATCATTAAGCGAATCCTTATCTTTACGTAAATTTTTAAATAAAATGAAAATAGAAATCTGGTCGGATGTGATGTGTCCGTTTTGCTATATAGGAAAGAAAAATTTTGAACAGGCATTGGAAAATTTGCCTTTTAAAGATGAAGTAAAAGTAGAGTGGAAGAGCTTTCAGCTAGACCCGACTTTAAAAAATTCTGAAACCAAAACAACTGCAGAATATTTCAGAGAGAAAAAAGGTTTTCCGGAAGAGCAGGCAAAACAAATGACCAATCAGGTAATACAAATGGGAAAAGCTTCAGGAATTGATTTTAATTTTGAAAAAGCTTTGATTACCAATACTTTTACTGCTCATAAACTTCTTCATTTAGCAAAAAAATATAATAAATCTTCAGAAATGGAAGAGGAGTTGTTTAAAGCTCATTTTCTGGATGGGAAAAACGTAGGCGACATTGATACGCTTGTTTCTTTGGCCGTTTCTTTAGGAATAGATACCGAGGAGGCAAAACAATCGTTACAGTCTGAAGAATTCGATTACGAAATCAATCAGGATATTTTAGAAGCCAGAAATAATAGCATTTCAGGAGTTCCATTTTTTATTCTGAATGGTAAATATGCAGTTTCAGGCGCACAACCTGCAGAAGTTTTGAAAAATGCTTTAACTCAGACTTATGAGGAAACCGTAGTTCCTTTTAAAGATAATACACAAAATAATCTTTCTTGTGATGCAGACGGTTGTTCAATTTAACATAATATAATTCATGATTACATTAAATAAAGAATTGAGCTATCCGATTTCTGAAACTCTTTTTGTTTTTGCTTTAGACTATGAAGCTGGAAAAGTGTTTGACCATACCCGAAAATTAATTACCGGAATAGGAAAAGTAAATGC is drawn from Chryseobacterium muglaense and contains these coding sequences:
- a CDS encoding DUF6261 family protein, which codes for MKITLSKLSTKDLATLCQRIINSSESGNFPVISNHPLLTEFKTKYADYDEVYTKQIYSGKGVNVAEADKERDNVFRNLKNYLNSYRKMTLLSNYQFAIDVFEIFKAYDLNLDKLSYSSQTAQMKKLIEELETSENIQKLNALLLLPSFNEMKSKHEAFELIFAEQAGANADLRQMKSASAIRRDLEKTLKSFLSLITAMKDIPDWKLLYADSNELVKAAKNSSIKPENNTQLP
- a CDS encoding SDR family NAD(P)-dependent oxidoreductase, which encodes MKSPNNLEKRSLRGKTVVVTGGTSGVGRAAVEAFAFEGCNIVIAARGQEALDETLKICKDLGVNAIAVSTDVSKAEEVDNLLKATLKEFGRIDIWVNNAGVMASGKFEEIPMELHEQVVKTNLFGYMHGAYSVLPLFKEQNEGILINNVSIGGFMPAPYSAVYSATKFGIRGMMECLHGEISDYPDIHIANLYPQIQRSTGNMHSAKYSGLDFKIPPFASDPRDTADKIVQLAKEPQKDLFPDFKSRALVNLYEMFPKVIINTASAGMRLMMKLKNAPPDSGNVLEPSSEPHRIYGETILPVPGKKTKIALVAGLGLGLAFILLKSRKSHQDIYLDG
- a CDS encoding GLPGLI family protein, whose amino-acid sequence is MKTKLSILLLFITGLCFAQSNQFIYEYTFKMDSLNRDKSDTENMILQTSSKGSKFYSQVKAVYDSTMTAAFKDAQATQKTHFDFTNLKQSKVSTEVIKTYPDYKRTLKRSISSNRLLMVYDKKLNWEISKEKSKVLGYDVQMATTFLHGRKWKVWFATEIPIPDGPHEFYGLPGLIVKAEDSKGDHQFTLIATKKVAVDSDEMLSKKNKEIIIDEEKFRKLWGDYKKDPVKEMRQTSGSSSISAPVSVSSSITFDGKTYSQDDMLKLMEKERKDALKKTNNFLELDLYR
- a CDS encoding LptA/OstA family protein, whose amino-acid sequence is MKRLFTISGVFMLLLLSQNTFAQEKQSEDKIDYKSDEVKRNSKEKTIILQGNVVLKTKNISLGNAERVTIDEKNNKVTIYNPKDFKILYAKTVSKTGGSNKNIIVYNTKEESITFQ
- a CDS encoding M23 family metallopeptidase, which translates into the protein MKLFKVFFIFSFFCFSFYKAQELPKEEYYQFSYNRNIEYKNDTITINIENPLFSPLRVNIFSSYLKDKKVIDDTIKLVIKENSEVEIKLSAKNLESSQFNFKINQAFGDDSKTIKHNNIALPFPKGKTYNIMQSNKGSFSHDDNYNKYAVDFNMKVGDTITSADDGFVVGVIKDYEYGGNDRKWRNFANYITIYHPQSGLFTQYVHLKKNGSFVKVGDAVKRNQPIGLSGETGFASGEHLHFNVLIPEKGKTLISVPFSFENNISSKSLKKNMKVTNK
- a CDS encoding serine hydrolase domain-containing protein, giving the protein MILIAKKGKTVYSKAFGFSDIENKTPLKKSDQFEIMSNTKQITSVLVLKEVEKGKIDLHAPIKKYLPNLKQTWADSVTVHQLLNHTHGIVDVEKPLIFKPGTDFKYGNLSNILLGKIIENVSGKTYRQLASKLFKQLKMNDTFCYSKNEGRNLVFGYINKENTFTKVENSMINEENLPADGVISTVNDLVIWNNNLHKGKVLSPKSYQLMTSESTKSQHAVFGKEKMGYGYNIRTAESNGIKYLGHTGLGDGFSSLNIYVPKSDLNIIILENQMNDNSDLFYYIEKVIKDIVFESELVKPSRTH
- a CDS encoding DsbA family oxidoreductase, which translates into the protein MKIEIWSDVMCPFCYIGKKNFEQALENLPFKDEVKVEWKSFQLDPTLKNSETKTTAEYFREKKGFPEEQAKQMTNQVIQMGKASGIDFNFEKALITNTFTAHKLLHLAKKYNKSSEMEEELFKAHFLDGKNVGDIDTLVSLAVSLGIDTEEAKQSLQSEEFDYEINQDILEARNNSISGVPFFILNGKYAVSGAQPAEVLKNALTQTYEETVVPFKDNTQNNLSCDADGCSI